From Acinonyx jubatus isolate Ajub_Pintada_27869175 chromosome B2, VMU_Ajub_asm_v1.0, whole genome shotgun sequence, a single genomic window includes:
- the LOC128315787 gene encoding N-acetyllactosaminide beta-1,6-N-acetylglucosaminyl-transferase-like, translating to MLPSSMRYLFVVSVSCVVLFIVLYVFGFGGEPGFQRLNNSDTWMLTQVCTSFIKGRTPFLWRNKLRIQDKFSCREYLTQSHYITAPLSKEEAEFPLAYIMVIHHHFDTFARLFRAIYMPQNVYCVHVDEKATVEFKGAVEQLLSCFPNAFLASRMEPVVYGGISRLQADLNCVKDLAASKVPWRYAINTCGQDFPLKTNKEIVRYLKGFKGKNITPGVLPPAHAIGRTKYVHREHLGKELSYVIRTTALKSPPPHNLTIYFGSAYVALSREFTDFVLRDPRAVDLLRWSKDTFSPDEHFWVTLNRIPESGSNTAKEYLSEVWLYN from the exons ATGCTGCCTTCATCCATGCGTTACCTCTTCGTAGTTTCTGTTTCCTGCGTCGTCCTTTTTATCGTGCTCTACGTGTTTGGGTTCGGGGGAGAGCCGGGCTTCCAGAGGCTAAATAATTCAGACACTTGGATGCTGACTCAGGTCTGCACATCCTTTATCAAAGGCAGAACGCCTTTCCTGTGGAGAAACAAACTGAGGATTCAAGACAAGTTTTCTTGCCGGGAATACCTGACCCAAAGCCACTACATCACAGCCCCTCTGTCTAAAGAAGAAGCTGAATTTCCTTTGGCGTATATAATGGTCATCCATCACCATTTCGATACCTTTGCAAGGCTCTTTAGAGCGATTTACATGCCTCAGAACGTCTACTGTGTTCACGTGGATGAAAAGGCGACGGTCGAATTTAAAGGCGCGGTGGAACAATTACTGAGCTGCTTCCCAAATgcttttctggcttctagaatGGAGCCAGTGGTCTATGGGGGGATTTCCAGGCTCCAGGCCGACCTGAATTGCGTCAAAGATCTTGCGGCCTCCAAGGTCCCATGGAGGTACGCCATCAACACGTGTGGGCAAGATTTCCCCCTGAAAACCAACAAGGAGATAGTCCGGTATCTGAAAGgatttaaagggaaaaacattACCCCGGGGGTGCTGCCCCCAGCCCACGCCATTGGACGGACTAAATACGTCCACCGGGAGCACCTGGGCAAAGAGCTTTCCTATGTGATCAGAACCACAGCGTTGAAATCACCTCCTCCCCATAACCTCACCATTTACTTCGGCTCTGCCTACGTGGCTCTATCAAGAGAGTTTACCGACTTTGTCCTCCGTGACCCGCGGGCGGTCGACTTGCTCCGGTGGTCCAAAGATACTTTCAGTCCTGATGAGCATTTCTGGGTGACGCTCAACAGGATCCCAG AATCAGGTTCTAACACGGCCAAGGAATACCTTTCAGAGGTATGGCTTTACAACTGA